The Arachidicoccus terrestris genome includes the window GTGGCACGGTATTTGGCATTTCCATAAAACTGGTCACCCCTCCGGCCACCGCGGCCTTGGCTTCTGTGTAGATTTCGGCTTTATGTGTCAGTCCCGGCTCGCGGAAATGGACTTGATCATCGATGACACCTGGCAGGAGATATAGACCGGTTGCATCTATTTCCTGAACATTAAAATTAACCTGCAACGATGGAGCTATTTTTTCAATTCGTTGATTACGAATGAGTACATCACTGATAAATGTCTTACCTTCGCTTACAATTCGGGCATTTTTTATTAAATAGTCACTCATTAATATAGCATAAAAATTTTATATGAAAATAAGGTACGCACTTTTGCTGGGAACCTGTCTCGCCTTTACCGCGCTTAAAGTTAAGGCGCAAACCGATAACATCGAGTTAAGTGACAAACAAAATCTGTTAATCAAACGACTGGACATCAAATTAAGAGGTGATTCTGTCATGCAGTTCACGACGGTCAAGCCTGCAGACCGTAAGCGCATTACGGAACGGATGGAATTAATTGACTCTTTGGAGAAGGCCGGTGCCTTACAAGGCGTTCTTACTGATGTAGACCGCTATAACCTTAGGAGCCTCCTGATGAATAACCAGGACTGGACGCACTACTATACTGATTCCTTTGGTGTCAAAAAACCCATTTTCAATACCTTCTTCAAAACCCCTGCCCATTTATATGCCGTGGCTAAACCGGAATACAGCATTATTGTAGATCCACTACTCAATTTGCAATTCGGCCATTCCAGCGATGGAACCAGCCTATTTGTAAATTCCAGGGGTATCCGTGTTCGGGGTCAGGTAGACCAGCGGCTGGGTTACTATCTGTATTTTTCAGAAAATCAGGAAAGGGATCCGCTCTATGTAAGGCAATATACAGCTGCTCATTATTCATTGCCGGGCAAAGGTTATTATAAGCATTACAATAAAAATGGCTATGATTATTTCGATGTCCGCGGGGGCATTACTTTCCATGCTGGCAAAAACATTGATTTTCAATTAGGTTATGACCGCTTCTTTATCGGTGATGGCTATCGCAGCCTGTTTTTAAGTGACAATAGTGCTCCATTTTATTTCCTGAAATTTGGTGTGCAGGCCGGCAATATCAAGTATACCGCTGTCGGCGCACAAACCATTGCTTCTTTTATCCCGAATTCGGATTCAACGCGCCCCAGGAATTATATGATGTTCCATTATCTGACCTGGCAGGCAACAGACTGGTTAAAAGTAGGGCTGTATGAGAATACCATGTACAATTCCAAAATCAATGGCGGTTTACAGGTTAGCTACATCAACCCGGCGATATTCAACCGTTCCATGTCCCAAAATACAGGTAACAGTGCAAAATCCAGCATCGGGCTTGATTTTAAGGCTAATTTTGCCAAGCAGTTTGAAGTCTACGGCCAATGGCTGATCAATGAGTTCCATATTGATAAAGCGTTTAAATTCGGAGATGGCAACTGGGTCAATAAGTTTGGCTTCCAACTGGGCG containing:
- a CDS encoding capsule assembly Wzi family protein produces the protein MKIRYALLLGTCLAFTALKVKAQTDNIELSDKQNLLIKRLDIKLRGDSVMQFTTVKPADRKRITERMELIDSLEKAGALQGVLTDVDRYNLRSLLMNNQDWTHYYTDSFGVKKPIFNTFFKTPAHLYAVAKPEYSIIVDPLLNLQFGHSSDGTSLFVNSRGIRVRGQVDQRLGYYLYFSENQERDPLYVRQYTAAHYSLPGKGYYKHYNKNGYDYFDVRGGITFHAGKNIDFQLGYDRFFIGDGYRSLFLSDNSAPFYFLKFGVQAGNIKYTAVGAQTIASFIPNSDSTRPRNYMMFHYLTWQATDWLKVGLYENTMYNSKINGGLQVSYINPAIFNRSMSQNTGNSAKSSIGLDFKANFAKQFEVYGQWLINEFHIDKAFKFGDGNWVNKFGFQLGGKYVDAFTIKNLDLQLEGNLVRPFTYMDKWAQNNFLHYNQPLAHPLGANFKELVAIANYQPIPRLNIELMAMTYRKGLDTAAAYVTTIDQPNNGGDLFRNYNDHRLAEDGYFPGDGVRVNGLLGSLTASYEILQNLYFDANFTYRRHDIETIPKNHIKMFMFGLRWNMARRSFNF